The following proteins come from a genomic window of Trifolium pratense cultivar HEN17-A07 linkage group LG4, ARS_RC_1.1, whole genome shotgun sequence:
- the LOC123920061 gene encoding putative BPI/LBP family protein At1g04970 isoform X1 codes for MYIVPTFPTLSLSFQSHESINNFNFHNPQIKMQSFFLLLLLSSSFIHGYAQFQSKNQGFISMLITQNGLNFVKDLLVKKAISSIVSLQLPNIEKGTKIPFLGNVYMVLSNITIYEIDVDSSNVKPGEDGILILASGVSCNLSMNWYYSYSTWIGPVKISDKGSAQVQVEGMEVELKLGLENQEGSLDLKLKDCSSSVKDISIKLDGGASWLYQGIIDAFEENIGSAVENAITKKLGEGISRLDSYLKSLPKEVPVDDQSSLNVTFVNDVLLSESSVGFETNGLFIGRNDSLPIPNLGYKNLKLPIICTNLSKMLAITLDEAVFNSASSLYYDAKFMHWIVDQIPDQSLLNTAGWRFIIPQLYKKYPNHEMNLNISLSSPPVVKISNQKAGAVVYADLTIDVLEEDEVIPVACISLMIQASGLVKINGNNLVGTIRLDSFGMSLKWSNVGNLRMYLIQPVMWTIIETVFLPYANAHLSKGLPLPIIHGFTLQDAEIILSTSRVAVCSDVAFAESESDRHILQNYNSLSR; via the exons ATGTACATCGTTCCTACTTTCCCAACGTTGTCTTTGTCTTTCCAATCCCATGAATCAATCAACAACTTCAATTTTCACAACCCACAAATCAAAATGCaatctttctttcttctcttacTATTATCCTCTTCTTTCATTCATGGGTATGCACAATTTCAATCCAAAAATCAAGGTTTCATATCAATGTTAATCACTCAAAACGGGCTTAATTTTGTTAAAGACTTACTTGTAAAAAAAGCAATTTCTTCCATTGTTTCACTCCAATTGCCCAATATTGAAAAGGGTacaaaaattccatttttggGTAATGTATATATGGTGCTTTCTAatattacaatatatgaaaTTGATGTTGATTCTTCTAATGTTAAGCCTGGTGAAGATGGGATTTTGATTTTAGCTTCTGGGGTTAGTTGTAATTTGAGTATGAATTGGTATTATTCTTATAGTACTTGGATTGGTCCTGTTAAGATTTCTGATAAAGGTTCAGCACAAGTTCAG GTTGAAGGCATGGAAGTTGAACTTAAATTGGGATTAGAGAACCAGGAAGGATCTTTGGATCTCAAACTTAAGGACTGTAGTTCTTCTGTTAAagatatttcaataaaattagaTGGTGGTGCATCTTGGCTTTATCAAGG GATTATTGATGCTTTTGAAGAGAATATTGGATCGGCAGTAGAAAACGCTATCAccaagaaacttggagaagggATTTCAAGGCTCGACTCATATTTGAAAAGTCTGCCAAAGGAGGTTCCGGTTGATGATCAGTCTTCGTTGAATGTAACTTTTGTTAACGATGTTTTACTAAGTGAGTCGTCTGTTGGATTTGAAACCAATGGATTATTTATAGGGAGAAATGATTCCCTGCCTATTCCTAACCTTGGCTACAAGAACTTGAAACTTCCGATTATATGcacaaatttatcaaaaatgCTAGCAATCACTTTAGACGAGGCTGTTTTCAACTCGGCATCATCCTTGTATTATGAT GCAAAATTTATGCATTGGATTGTGGACCAAATACCAGATCAATCTCTATTGAACACTGCAGGATGGAGATTTATTATTCCTCAGCTTTACAAGAAATACCCAAATCATGAAATGAATTTGAACATATCTTTGTCTTCGCCTCCGGTTGTGAAGATTTCAAATCAGAAAGCCGGTGCTGTCGTATATGCAGACTTAACAATTGATGTtttggaagaagatgaagtaataCCGGTAGCATGCATCTCATTG ATGATTCAAGCTTCAGGTTTGGTcaaaataaatggaaacaaccTCGTAGGTACCATCAGATTGGATAGCTTTGGAATGTCATTGAAATGGAGCAACGTTGGCAATCTACGAATGTACCTTATTCAG CCGGTGATGTGGACGATTATTGAAACGGTATTTTTGCCGTATGCAAATGCACATCTAAGTAAAGGCTTACCTTTGCCTATTATCCATGGTTTCACCTTACAAGATGCAGAAATAATCTTATCAACGTCAAGAGTCGCAGTTTGCAGCGATGTTGCATTtgcagaatcagaatcagacaGACATATCTTACAAAATTACAATTCATTGAGtagataa
- the LOC123920061 gene encoding putative BPI/LBP family protein At1g04970 isoform X2, giving the protein MNWYYSYSTWIGPVKISDKGSAQVQVEGMEVELKLGLENQEGSLDLKLKDCSSSVKDISIKLDGGASWLYQGIIDAFEENIGSAVENAITKKLGEGISRLDSYLKSLPKEVPVDDQSSLNVTFVNDVLLSESSVGFETNGLFIGRNDSLPIPNLGYKNLKLPIICTNLSKMLAITLDEAVFNSASSLYYDAKFMHWIVDQIPDQSLLNTAGWRFIIPQLYKKYPNHEMNLNISLSSPPVVKISNQKAGAVVYADLTIDVLEEDEVIPVACISLMIQASGLVKINGNNLVGTIRLDSFGMSLKWSNVGNLRMYLIQPVMWTIIETVFLPYANAHLSKGLPLPIIHGFTLQDAEIILSTSRVAVCSDVAFAESESDRHILQNYNSLSR; this is encoded by the exons ATGAATTGGTATTATTCTTATAGTACTTGGATTGGTCCTGTTAAGATTTCTGATAAAGGTTCAGCACAAGTTCAG GTTGAAGGCATGGAAGTTGAACTTAAATTGGGATTAGAGAACCAGGAAGGATCTTTGGATCTCAAACTTAAGGACTGTAGTTCTTCTGTTAAagatatttcaataaaattagaTGGTGGTGCATCTTGGCTTTATCAAGG GATTATTGATGCTTTTGAAGAGAATATTGGATCGGCAGTAGAAAACGCTATCAccaagaaacttggagaagggATTTCAAGGCTCGACTCATATTTGAAAAGTCTGCCAAAGGAGGTTCCGGTTGATGATCAGTCTTCGTTGAATGTAACTTTTGTTAACGATGTTTTACTAAGTGAGTCGTCTGTTGGATTTGAAACCAATGGATTATTTATAGGGAGAAATGATTCCCTGCCTATTCCTAACCTTGGCTACAAGAACTTGAAACTTCCGATTATATGcacaaatttatcaaaaatgCTAGCAATCACTTTAGACGAGGCTGTTTTCAACTCGGCATCATCCTTGTATTATGAT GCAAAATTTATGCATTGGATTGTGGACCAAATACCAGATCAATCTCTATTGAACACTGCAGGATGGAGATTTATTATTCCTCAGCTTTACAAGAAATACCCAAATCATGAAATGAATTTGAACATATCTTTGTCTTCGCCTCCGGTTGTGAAGATTTCAAATCAGAAAGCCGGTGCTGTCGTATATGCAGACTTAACAATTGATGTtttggaagaagatgaagtaataCCGGTAGCATGCATCTCATTG ATGATTCAAGCTTCAGGTTTGGTcaaaataaatggaaacaaccTCGTAGGTACCATCAGATTGGATAGCTTTGGAATGTCATTGAAATGGAGCAACGTTGGCAATCTACGAATGTACCTTATTCAG CCGGTGATGTGGACGATTATTGAAACGGTATTTTTGCCGTATGCAAATGCACATCTAAGTAAAGGCTTACCTTTGCCTATTATCCATGGTTTCACCTTACAAGATGCAGAAATAATCTTATCAACGTCAAGAGTCGCAGTTTGCAGCGATGTTGCATTtgcagaatcagaatcagacaGACATATCTTACAAAATTACAATTCATTGAGtagataa